One Mycolicibacterium rufum genomic window, CTTGATCTCCGCGCCCGCCCGGGTTCCCGCCGCCGACGCCAGCCCGGAGACGTTGACGCCGTCGACGCCCTCGACCGCCAGCAGTGCCCGAGCCTCGGCGACCGCCGCTTCGATACCGGCCTCGACCGGATCGGGCGCGCCGAGGATGCCGTCGACGACGGCAGGGTCCACCGCGAGACCCGGCAGGCCCTGCAGGACGGCGGCCGAGAGCTCGTCGGTGATCACCGCGACGGCGGCCAGCACCGGGATCACCAGGCCGGCCGCGCGTGCGGCGGCCATGAAGTCGGCCACCACCGACGGGGCCGACACATGGTTCAGCACGGCGACGCCCGCACCGGCCAACTGCTTCTGCACCAGACGCAGAGGGCGTCCCGAAACCGGTGGCGCCGAGGGTGTTTCGGGGACCGCGGCGGTGACGCCCAGGTCCGCGGCCAACGCGACCAGGCGCGGGCCGTCCAGGTCGAACGTCTGCGTGACATCGGGGCGGACGTCGTAGGCGCGCCCGTCGCCGGTCACGCACAGCACCGTCTGCACGCCGGTCAGCGTCAGCCCGCGCAGCTCCTGTTCGAGCACCACGCGATTGCGGTCCCGGCAGGACAGCGTGATCCAGGGCTGCACGCCGGCGTCCAGCAGCAGGCTCGCCATCAGGGTGGGCGGGAAGTCCGGCCGGTTCTGGTGTTCGCCCACCAGCACCGCGTCGCAGGAGTCCGCCAGTGCGCCCGCTGTCGCGGCGAGGTCCACCGCGTCGAACGGAAGGCAGCTGAAGTCGGTGAGGATCAGCGGCGCCGCCACCCGCGGCGTCACCGCGAGGGCCCCCTCCCACAGCACCGTCTCCGGGAATGCACAGGGGCCCGGTCGCATCTCACACTGGCCGTCGGGTCGGACCCCGCCGCAGGGGCCGAACCGCATGTGCTTCGGGCAGCCCGCCGCCTCGCGCTCCTGCGTCAACTCCGCCGTCATCGAACCTCCGTGTCGTCGCAGCATCGTGCCCCGCTGCAGGCACACCCAAACGCCTCGCTCGAGGGTCTTCCGGCGATCCGAGAGAGACTTTCGGCCCCATCGGCGGCATCCGACACGTCCTTAGGGTCGAGGAAGCGCAGAACAAGACGGTTGCCTCGGGTTCGGCGTCAGGCGAAAACCGGAGGCAACTCCGCCGTTAAGAAGCAGCGCCGGCCCTGTTCTCGCCGCCCGTCTCCGTTCCGTCCGGACCGGACGGGATCCGCTGGTGGGCCGTCATCAGCACCTGGTCGTACACCTCCCGCGTCGGCAGCGCGCCGTCGCTCTGCAGCGTGCGGAAGTCGGTGAGGATCTGCTCGGCGAGCAGACGCAGCTTGACGTTGGTCTGCTGGGAGCGCCACCGCAGGAGGTCGAATGCGGCGGCGGCGTCGATGCCGTAGACCACCATCAGCATGCCCTTGGCCTGCTCGATGGCCGCCCGATGCTCGGCGAAATCGGCGACCTGCGCCGACATCTCGTCACGCCGGTGGTCCTCGTAGGCGGTCAGGTCCACATAGAAGCCGTCGCTGCCGACGACGCGGCCGGTTTCGTCACGCAACTCGTTGCCGACGACCACCACGTGGTGGATGCGGCCCTGCACATCGCGGATGCGGTGCCGCGAGCTGAAGGCCACCCGGGTCTCGCGGATGCGGTCCATCAGCTCGGCCATCTGCGGGCGGTCGGCGGGATGTTTGTGACTCAGCACGAGGTCGGTGGTGGGAACGACGGTGCCGGGCTCGTAACCGTGGATCCGCGCCACCTCGTCCGACCACTCCCACCGGTCGTCGTCGAAGTGGTAGCGCACCCAGCCGATCCTCGGCGCGCCAGACCCGGCGTCGTCGCCGACGGCTGTGGCGTCGTCAGGTGTCGGCACCGATACGTTCCCCCACGCTCTGCGAAGTTGCTGACGTCGATCCCAACGTACCGAGGTGCTCGCGGAGACGGGATCCGATCCGCGCGAACTCACATGATCTGCAGGATCAGCGCCTCGATCGCGTCGGCATCGGCGGGCGCGACCTGTTCACCGGCCTCGGCCCGCGACACCACCTGATCCGCGACGCCGGCTGCCTGCGCGGTCTCCGGGATGGTCAGGTTCGCGCCGCGGCGGGCTGCGTAGAGCCGCTGCCCGAGGGTGGCCGTGGGTGCCTGGGCGGCCCGCAGCATCAGGTCGTCGTAGAGGCTGCGCACGGCCCCCAGTGCCTTGATCAGCGCGGGTGTCACCCGGCCGATCCGCGCCGCCCGGGCAGCGACCGCTTCGAGTTGTCGCAGATCGGACAGCGTCGCGGTGATGCGCGGGGTGAACGCCGGATCGTCGGCCGCAGGCAGCGACGCCACCGTCGTCGACAGGGTGCTGACCGCGGTGACGACGGCCTGGGCGATGAGGGAGGCCTCGTCGGCCCCTGCCGGCGGTGGTGACGGCGGGCGGGGCCGCTCGGCCTGCCCGCTGCGCAGACCTTCGATGGTGCCCGGCGGCCACTGCAGCACCTCTTCGAGCTTTGCCCGGGTGCGCTGCCGTGGCCAGCTCCTGCCCTTCTCGAAGGCGATCAGCGCGCCGGCGTTGATGATCCCCTCGGCGGCCAGGCGGCGCTGGCTGATGTCGAGTTCGCGGCGCCGTGCCGCCGCCGCTGCTCCGGCCCTGACCATCCCCGGATCGGGTGCGTCGGTCGACTCCTCGGTCGACTCCGCGGGGGTCATGTACCGGATGTCCTCGTGTGGTGGGCCGACGGGCGGATGGATCGTAGCGGCTGCGCAGGGGCGGCTGCTACGGCTCGGGCGTTCGAACGCAACGGTTCACCGTCGAAACTACACCGCCGGAGCCGCCGCAACCGCATCAACGCTACAACTTCTCGGTGACATCTATGGGCTGCCCCTCTTCCGACAACGCGCTGCTCGACGTGCCTTTTCCGCCGCATCCGCGCCATCCGTGCATGGCAGGCGGCGCCTCTTCGCAACAGTTCCTGCCGTTAAACTGTTGCATCGCTACGGTTTGTCGGTTAGCTTTCCTTCCATCGCGGCCGATGAGCCGCCCAGGCACAGAGGAGCTACCCGATGAACGCAACCCCGTGGGACGAGACGCCGGTCGGCGAGTGCACCCGGGATCCGGACCGGTGGACCACCACCGCGGACGACGAGGCCAAGGCCATCTGCCGGTCCTGCCCCCGCCGCTGGCTGTGCGCGAAGGAGGCGTGCGAGTCGCCCCGCGCGGAGGGACTGTGGGCGGGCATCTACGTGCCGGAGGCCGGTCGCGGCCGCACCTTTGCTCTGCGCCAGCTCAAGTCGCTGGCCGAGCAGAACGGCCAGCGGGTCGGCGAGCGCCGGGTGTACTACGCCGAGATCGCGTGAGCACCGGCCCGGTCCGGAATATCGGCGCCACCCGCGGGGTTGAAGCTGCTGGCGGTGCCGGGCATGCCCCGGGCTCCAACGATCTCCGTCGCTTCGAGCGACCACTCGCCGAGAGGCGCCATGGCGGCACCGCCCCCCACACTCACGACGCGCGGCGTGGCGACGCGTCCAGCCCGCTCATCACCAGCTGCAGCGAGGACTCGAACGAGGATCGCAGCATCAGAGCACGCAGATGCGGCGCCGCCGCGGCGGCGTGGGGGGCCTCGGTATGAGGCACCCGCTCTGCCAGTTCCTGCCAGGCGGCGTTGTCGCTGCTGCGGACCTCCGGCGACAGCGAGAGGAACGCCGCTTCGAGCATCGCCTGCCCGAGCAGGAAGTCGGCCAGCGAGCGGAACCGGTGGGCGGCCGTCTCGTCGTCGAACCCCCCGTCGCGCAGCAGCCCGATCGTCAGCTCCACCACCCGGATTTCGTTGTCCAGACCGGTCGTTCGCGTCGCCACCGCGAAGCCGGTCTGCGGGAACTCGTTGACGTACACGCCGTAGATCGCCCGCGCCAGGTCGGCCAGCGAATCCATCCAGTGCTCGCTGCGCGACCAGTTGTCCAGCGCGATGCCGATCATCCGGTCCGCGACGGCGCGCAGCACGTCGTCGACACTGCCGAAGTAGCGGTACAGCGCCGACGGATCCGCGCCGACAGCAGAGGCCAGCGTCCGCGCGCTCAACACTGCGGCGCCGCGGTTCTCGATCAGGTTGACCGCCGCGTCGATGTAGATCTCGCGCGACAGATCGGTGCCCGCACGGGTGCGGCGCCGCCGCCGCCCGCCCGCGGGTTCGCGCCGCGGTCCGGTCATCCCCCACCCCCTTACGTCAACACCGTTGACTGTACGTAGGTATTGCCAGAGGCTTGAACGCTGGATCAGACGGAAAGAGGGTCATGGGGGACAGCAGTCATGCAGGCCGCAGAAGTGTCACCGTTCTACGCATCCGACGCATCGCCCACGACGGCGGCTACCTGTCCTACGAGGTGGACGCGCAGACCGGAGGCGGCCCGGTGCGCCGCTACTCCCTGACCGCGAACCTGTTCGTGGGACCCGTGGTGCTCTTCAGCGTGGACGACGACGGTGCGCTCGCCAACGTGGTGATCCATCATCCGCGCCGCTTCGGCGAGTTCGCGAGCGAGCAGTGGGTGCACCGCTTCTTCGCCGAATGGCAGGAACACGACGCGCACACCGAGGACGTCGCCGCCGTCACCTCCGACTGGTTGACCACCGGCTACCAGGCGCGCTGCGGCTGACCGTCCCCGTTCACCAGGTGTCGACGAACCGCCCGCCGCCGCACGCAGGCGGGCCCGCGGCGTTCAGCGTCGCAGCGATCACCGCCCGGGTGTCCGCGGGGTCGATGACGTCGTCGATCTCGAAGAGCATCGCTGCGTTCAGCGCGCGCGCATTGTCCTGCGCGGCCGCGGTGGCCTGCCGGACCCTGTCTTCACGCTCCGCCTCGTCGGCGATCGCCTCCAACTCCTTGCGCAGGCCCAGCCGGACCGCGCCTTCCAGGCCCATCGGCCCCAGATGGGCGCCTGGCCAGGCGACCGTCAGCACCGGCTCGTGCAGGCTGCCGCCCGACATCGCCTGCGCGCCAAGGCCGTAACCTCGCCGCAGCACGACGGCGACCATCGGCACCCGCAGCGCGGCACCGGCCACCAGCATCCGCGAGGCCCGGCGCACCAGCGACTCCGCCTCGGCGGCCGGGCCGACCATGTACCCCGGGCAGTCGATCAGGGACACCACGGGCAGCCCGAACGCGTCGCACAGCTGCAGGAACCGCGCCGCCTTGTCCGCGGCCGCCGCCGTGATGGCGCCGGCCATGAACCGGGTGTCGTTGGCGATCACCCCCACCGCGCGGCCCTCGACACGGGCCAGCGCGGTCACCATCTCCCGCGCGAACCGGGGACGCAGGAACGTCACCGAATCCTCGTCGGCGAGGGTCTCGATCACGGGCGCGACGTCGTAGGCCCGCCGGTCCCGTTCCGGCACGGCCGTGCGCAACGCGGTCTGATCCCGGGCGGTCCAGCCGCTGACGTCGCCGGTGAAGTAGCCGAGCAACCGCTTCGTCACGGCGACGGCCTCGGTTTCGTCGGCGACGACGACGTCGACGTTGCCGTTGGGCTCCTGGACGCTCATCGGGCCGACCTCATCCGGCGGCACGTCACCCAGACCGCCGCCGGCGATCATGGCGGGGCCGCCCATCCCCAGCGAGGCGTCCCCGGTGGCGACGATCAGGTCCGCCGTACCGGCGATCACCGCGTTGCCCGCGAAGCAGCGGCCCTTCACCACGGCGATGCGCGGGACGACCCCGGAGAGCTTGGCCCACAACGCGAATGCGCGGGTGTCCAGCG contains:
- a CDS encoding WhiB family transcriptional regulator codes for the protein MNATPWDETPVGECTRDPDRWTTTADDEAKAICRSCPRRWLCAKEACESPRAEGLWAGIYVPEAGRGRTFALRQLKSLAEQNGQRVGERRVYYAEIA
- a CDS encoding TetR/AcrR family transcriptional regulator — translated: MTGPRREPAGGRRRRRTRAGTDLSREIYIDAAVNLIENRGAAVLSARTLASAVGADPSALYRYFGSVDDVLRAVADRMIGIALDNWSRSEHWMDSLADLARAIYGVYVNEFPQTGFAVATRTTGLDNEIRVVELTIGLLRDGGFDDETAAHRFRSLADFLLGQAMLEAAFLSLSPEVRSSDNAAWQELAERVPHTEAPHAAAAAPHLRALMLRSSFESSLQLVMSGLDASPRRAS
- a CDS encoding methylenetetrahydrofolate reductase, whose product is MTAELTQEREAAGCPKHMRFGPCGGVRPDGQCEMRPGPCAFPETVLWEGALAVTPRVAAPLILTDFSCLPFDAVDLAATAGALADSCDAVLVGEHQNRPDFPPTLMASLLLDAGVQPWITLSCRDRNRVVLEQELRGLTLTGVQTVLCVTGDGRAYDVRPDVTQTFDLDGPRLVALAADLGVTAAVPETPSAPPVSGRPLRLVQKQLAGAGVAVLNHVSAPSVVADFMAAARAAGLVIPVLAAVAVITDELSAAVLQGLPGLAVDPAVVDGILGAPDPVEAGIEAAVAEARALLAVEGVDGVNVSGLASAAGTRAGAEIKAEVGRRIRQERQTL
- a CDS encoding acyl-CoA carboxylase subunit beta: MPEPDELRDDLVELRRRRALTEDAARPEAVDRRHAAGGRTARENVADLVDPGSFVEYGRFAIAPQRMRRDLEDLIARTPADGLVAGTARVDGTACAVLSYDYTVLAGTQGALGHRKKDRLFELIDRMRLPTVFFAEGGGGRPGDTDYPVVSALDTRAFALWAKLSGVVPRIAVVKGRCFAGNAVIAGTADLIVATGDASLGMGGPAMIAGGGLGDVPPDEVGPMSVQEPNGNVDVVVADETEAVAVTKRLLGYFTGDVSGWTARDQTALRTAVPERDRRAYDVAPVIETLADEDSVTFLRPRFAREMVTALARVEGRAVGVIANDTRFMAGAITAAAADKAARFLQLCDAFGLPVVSLIDCPGYMVGPAAEAESLVRRASRMLVAGAALRVPMVAVVLRRGYGLGAQAMSGGSLHEPVLTVAWPGAHLGPMGLEGAVRLGLRKELEAIADEAEREDRVRQATAAAQDNARALNAAMLFEIDDVIDPADTRAVIAATLNAAGPPACGGGRFVDTW
- a CDS encoding PAS and ANTAR domain-containing protein — its product is MPTPDDATAVGDDAGSGAPRIGWVRYHFDDDRWEWSDEVARIHGYEPGTVVPTTDLVLSHKHPADRPQMAELMDRIRETRVAFSSRHRIRDVQGRIHHVVVVGNELRDETGRVVGSDGFYVDLTAYEDHRRDEMSAQVADFAEHRAAIEQAKGMLMVVYGIDAAAAFDLLRWRSQQTNVKLRLLAEQILTDFRTLQSDGALPTREVYDQVLMTAHQRIPSGPDGTETGGENRAGAAS